The following coding sequences lie in one Arachis hypogaea cultivar Tifrunner chromosome 4, arahy.Tifrunner.gnm2.J5K5, whole genome shotgun sequence genomic window:
- the LOC112795676 gene encoding uncharacterized protein isoform X10, producing MAATNSNSENVQKPSFETFQLFSSTASGFGIFDDPAQQAPSIPPPPCVEVLPSEVHSSVKHSVESVNLDGITLLKGRVNTQQVFGLSNSDLVPGKYEGGLKLWEGSLDLIKALRCDIKSGLISFGGKRVLELGCGHGLPGIFALFEGAAAVHFQDFNAEVLRCLTIPNLNSNLSNKSHPLSSNLTNCDKIDVRFYAGDWNEVDKLLPYVATHVENTQNAGYDFILMAETVYSINSLQNLYNLIKKCLRHPDGTLYFAAKKYYFGVGGGTRRFLSVVEKDGVMASSLVAEITDGSSNVREVWRLKPK from the exons ATGGCGGCTACCAACTCAAACTCTGAG AATGTTCAGAAACCTAGTTTCGAAACGTTTCAATTATTCTCTTCCACCGCTTCTGGTTTTGGAATTTTCGACGATCCTGCACAACAAGCACCTTCTATACCTCCTCCTCCTTGCGTTGAAGTTCTCCCCTCTGAg GTTCATTCTTCCGTCAAACACAGTGTGGAATCAGTAAATTTAGATGGAATTACTTTGCTCAAG GGCCGAGTGAATACCCAACAAGTTTTTGGTTTATCTAATTCTGACTTAGTTCCTGGCAAATATGAAG GGGGTTTGAAGCTGTGGGAAGGTTCCCTTGATCTGATTAAAGCCCTTCGTTGTGATATCAAAAGTGGGCTTATTTCGTTTGGCGGCAAGCGAGTGTTAGAG CTTGGATGTGGTCATGGACTGCCTGGAATCTTTGCATTGTTTGAG GGGGCAGCTGCTGTACATTTTCAAGACTTCAATGCTGAGGTTCTACGTTGCCTCACCAttcctaatttaaattcaaatctttccaATAAGTCTCATCCACTGTCATCAAACTTGACAAATTGTGACAAGATAGACGTTCGTTTTTATGCTGGTGACTGGAATGAAGTTGATAAGCTGCTTCCTTATGTTGCTACACATGTAGAAAACACTCAAAATGCTGGTTATGACTTTATTCTGATGGCAGAGACAGTTTACTCAATCAACAGTCTCCAAAATCTCTATAATCTTATCAAGAAG TGCCTCCGACATCCTGATGGGACTTTGTATTTTGCTgcaaagaaatattattttggagtAGGTGGTGGAACTCGGCGTTTTCTGTCTGTGGTTGAGAAAGATG GTGTGATGGCTAGTAGTCTGGTTGCTGAAATCACAGACGGTTCGTCGAATGTGCGAGAAGTGTGGAGGCTTAAACCCAAGTAA